The genomic segment CATGAGCGCTCAGGATGTTAATCATCCGCCCGGCAGTCAGCGTCTTGCCACAATCCATATCGGCACCAAAAACAGCAATAATCGTGAGGGGGAACCGCTCAGGCTTTGGCTCGCCACCGGCAGCGTCTATCCCAAAGTGCGCGGTATTCATTTTCTGCCCGCGATCATCAATGGCATGGCCAAGATAGATTAGCCTGGTCGGAATCCTGGCCAGGACGTTTCGGCTCAAAACCTCACCCGCAATTCCTCCGATATTGAGAAGGTCAAACTGTGCGCCCCGCGTGAGTTTTCCGGGGATTTCTCCGTAAAATTCCCGTGTTGAATACCGTCGGCCCAAGACCACAGCAACCACATTGCCAACCTGCAGGGGAATTTCCTTGCCCCCCGGCTCTTCGAATCTGGTGTGCTGGCCCAGCTCGGAAATTTCTGCAATGACCACATCTCCGCATTCCGGATTGCAGCCATAATCAGAATCGACTGCCTGGAGGGATGAAAGCGAATAGACCCGCCGGGTCGAAGAGGAAAGAATATCTATATGATAGCGCGTGAGCATAGATAGATTTCCTGATTATTATATAATCAGCGCTCATTATACGCGAATATTCCTGGATGTCAAGGCGGGAAGATGCGAAGAGGCGGTCAGTAAGACAGTGGTCAGTGGCCAGGAAAAGCAAGTGGTCAGTGGTCAGGAAAGAAGGAGTCAGGAAGAAACTGAAAACTGATAGCTTCTCCTAGACGAGCAGGCATCTGGCCAGGGATTTGAGCAGGCAGGTAACAGGAAGACCAATGACGTTGGTATAACACCCCTCGACGCCGGTAACAAAGTTTGCGCCCCTGTCCTGGATGCCATAGGCTCCGGCTTTGTCCATCGGCTCTTTGGTGGCAATATAGCTGTCGATCTCATCCTTGCTTAAAGCCCGGAAAGAAACCTTTGATTCGACAGACTCGAGGATTCGCTGACCGTTTACCATGTTGATAAGAGCAAGACCGGTAATGACCCTGTGAGTGCGGCCGCTCAATTGGCCGAGCATTTCCCCGGCTTCCCGCTCGCTTTGCGGTTTCCCAAGGATTCGATCTTCGAGGACGACGATGGTATCGGCCCCGATGATAACCCCGCCGGATGCTCGACCGGCTACAGCCTCAGCTTTGAGCATGGCCCAGAGGCGTGCTTTTTCCTCCGGGGTCCCCGGCATGTCCTTCTCTTCCACATGGCTGGGAACAGTAATGAATCTCAAACCCAAAAGGTTAAGGATTTCCCTGCGGCGCGGGGATGCCGAAGCCAGGATAAGAGGCAAGTCATCGCCGAGCTTGTGCCTGATCCGGTTTATGAGGTTAATCCGGTTGATATCGTAAGGTATTTTTATAATAGTGGTATCCCGCTCTCTGGTTTTTCATCCGGTAGTCATACCTATTGGTCTGTATGTGTCCTGCTTTGCTCTCTCAGGTGGGTAGTATAGATGATATGGTATCTTTTTTCAACCTTTGCGTGCCTTGAACGGATGTTCCCCATCTTTTAAGGCAACCTGTATCCTCTCTGGAGGGACAGGTCCCCTGTGGCCGCCCCTGCAAATATTATTATGAAATATTTTTCATTTGTTAACTTTTTGTAACTTATAAAGAAATATTATTTTAACATGCAAAATTTTTCATACTTCTCTTGGAATCGAGAATAATATGGATAATTATATATCTTTTATTTAAATAATTTATATATTTATATATTATTTATAAATAAAATTAATAAACTATCTTTAATAAAATAGATAAAGTTAACATAATATACTGGGCATATTTTAATAAATAAATAATATTATAATCATAATTATTTATATTAACATAATATATAATTATAATTAATTAAAATAAAATCTTAGATTATATAAAATAAATATATAATATTTTTTATTGCTGGTATAGTATTTGCTTCATACTATCGAAGTTAATTAGGGAATCGATAAATGGGGCTTACAGTCCTCCTCTTGTCATAATGAAGCTATCAAAAAGGTTCTC from the bacterium genome contains:
- a CDS encoding Maf family protein, coding for MPLILASASPRRREILNLLGLRFITVPSHVEEKDMPGTPEEKARLWAMLKAEAVAGRASGGVIIGADTIVVLEDRILGKPQSEREAGEMLGQLSGRTHRVITGLALINMVNGQRILESVESKVSFRALSKDEIDSYIATKEPMDKAGAYGIQDRGANFVTGVEGCYTNVIGLPVTCLLKSLARCLLV